A stretch of the Papaver somniferum cultivar HN1 chromosome 6, ASM357369v1, whole genome shotgun sequence genome encodes the following:
- the LOC113286616 gene encoding serine hydroxymethyltransferase, mitochondrial-like: MAMAMALRRLSSSSINKPIRPLVNADSYYCMSSLPSEAVDDSKDKSRVQWPKQLNAPLAEVDPEIADIIELEKARQWKGLELIPSENFTSVSVMEAVGSIMTNKYSEGYPGARYYGGNEYIDMAETLCQKRALEAFRLDPAKWGVNVQSLSGSPANFQVYTALLKPHERIMALDLPHGGHLSHGYQTDTKKISAVSIFFETMPYRLDESTGYIDYDQLEKSATLFRPKLIVAGASAYSRFYDYARIRQVCDKQKAILLADMAHISGLVAADVIPSPFEYADVVTTTTHKSLRGPRGAMIFYRKGLKEVNKQGKEVMYDYEDKINQAVFPGLQGGPHNHTITGLAVALKQATTPEYKAYQEQVLKNCSQFAKTLNALGYDLVSGGTENHLVLVNLKNKGIDGSRVEKVMELVHIAANKNTVPGDVSAMVPGGIRMGTPALTSRGFLEEDFAKVAEFFDAAVNLALKAKAECKKGAKLKDFMAAVENSASIQSEIKQLRHDVEEYAKQFPTIGFCKTTMKYKQ, from the exons ATGGCGATGGCAATGGCACTTCGAAGGCTCTCATCTTCTTCAATCAACAAACCTATCCGTCCTCTCGTCAATGCTGATTCTTACTACTGCATG TCATCTCTACCAAGTGAAGCTGTTGATGATTCTAAGGATAAATCTCGTGTTCAA TGGCCAAAGCAATTGAATGCACCATTAGCAGAAGTGGATCCAGAGATTGCTGACATTATCGAGCTTGAGAAAGCTAGACAATGGAAG GGTCTGGAATTGATTCCTTCAGAGAATTTCACATCTGTGTCGGTCATGGAAGCTGTTGGTTCTATCATGACCAACAAATACAGTGAAGGTTATCCTGGTGCTAGATACTACGGAGGAAACGA GTACATTGATATGGCAGAAACCTTGTGCCAGAAACGTGCCTTGGAGGCCTTCCGTTTGGATCCTGCTAAATGGGGAG TTAACGTGCAATCTTTGTCTGGGTCCCCTGCCAATTTCCAAGTCTACACTGCGCTATTGAAGCCCCACGAGAGAATTATGGCACTTGACCTTCCACATGGTGGGCATCTTTCTCATGGGTATCAG ACCGACACCAAAAAGATATCCGCTGTATCCATATTTTTTGAGACAATGCCATACCGATTGGATGAGAGTACTGGTTACATTGATTACGATCAG TTGGAGAAGAGCGCTACACTCTTCAGGCCGAAACTGATAGTTGCTGGTGCAAGTGCTTATTCACGCTTCTACGATTATGCGCGCATTCGCCAG GTGTGCGACAAGCAAAAAGCTATATTGTTAGCAGATATGGCTCACATCAGCGGGCTTGTTGCTGCTGATGTCATCCCATCTCCATTTGAATATGCGGATGTGGTGACCACTACAACACATAAATCCCTTCGTGGACCACGTGGGGCGATGATTTTTTACAGAAAGGGATTGAAGGAAGTCAACAAACAAGGCAAAGAG GTCATGTATGATTATGAGGACAAAATTAATCAAGCTGTCTTTCCTGGGCTTCAAGGAGGTCCACACAATCACACAATTACTGGATTAGCAGTTGCACTGAAACAG GCAACTACCCCAGAATACAAGGCTTATCAAGAACAAGTTCTCAAAAATTGCTCACAGTTTGCCAAA ACCTTGAACGCATTGGGATATGACCTTGTTTCCGGTGGTACTGAGAACCATCTAGTCTTGGTCAATTTGAAAAACAAG GGTATTGATGGCTCAAGAGTTGAGAAAGTAATGGAATTGGTTCATATTGCTGCTAACAAGAACACTGTTCCCGGGGATGTGTCTGCCATGGTTCCTGGAGGCATTCGAATGG GAACACCTGCTCTCACTTCAAGGGGATTCCTTGAGGAAGATTTCGCTAAAGTAGCGGAGTTCTTTGATGCTGCTGTGAATTTGGCCTTGAAAGCCAAAGCTGAATGCAAAAAAG GTGCAAAATTGAAGGACTTTATGGCCGCAGTTGAAAACAGTGCTAGCATTCAGTCTGAAATTAAACAGCTCCGTCATGACGTTGAGGAATACGCAAAACAATTCCCTACAATCGGGTTCTGCAAAACAACAATGAAATACAAGCAATAA